The genomic stretch GAACTAAACGAGTTCACGACAGTGCTctttaaaaatggaatacTGACGGAGCTAAATACCTTCTTCACGAACGTCTACGGGATCTATGAGATATACATGGAGGACTTCAAGAGGTACCTGATGGACCTGAGGATGTACGTGATGAGGCTGAACGACTGTTTGACGGCAGAGGaaaagaagacgaagaagcagaaggcCGCATCGCTGTACTCACTGCACGACTGCGTGGACATAATCAACTTCATAGCCTCCCAGCTGGACAGCATGAGGAAGGTGTACGTGCTGTTGGTAAAGAATATTATGAACACGCCAGTGACGGATAATTTGGAAAAGGTGCTGGCGTCACTTGAAAAGGACCTGAGAAGCCaggcgctgctgaagagggaggaaggagaagtcTCGGATAAGGTGAGTTGCATAAGGAtgctgctggacgaggACTCGGTAAAGTTCCTGGGGTCGGCGTCGCTGGCGACCGATAATGGAGTGTGCAGAGATAAGTTCAACGCATTCTTCACAGCATACCAGCAGGAGCTGCAGCGAAGAACAGATGAGTCGTCGGAGTTtcagaagaagaagaagttcaaGAGGGACTCGGTGCAGTACGTGCTGGACAGGCTGGAGGAGCAGCGCTCGAACACGCTACCTGCGAACTGTAAGAACCCGTTCTACACCGTGGGAATAGCGCCGAAGCTGTGCAACCAGGACACGATCAAAAAGTGCGCtaagaagctgaagacgcTGCTGCACCCGGACACGGAGCACGACGCGGAGTGGAAGCAGAAGTCGGAGACGGCCTTCAAGGAGGCCTCGCTGGCGCTGTACCAGTGCGTGAACCTGATAGACACGTTTAGCGCAACGATGTCGAGAGTGGGACCGGTGCCGCCATACCTGTCGCACCTGGGACTGACGGTGACCGATGATGCAGGCTACgtaaaaacaaacacaggCAACCAGGATCAGAGCGCAACGGCAGCCACAGCTTCGGGAGCTGCGACAACAGGGGCGTCAGCGGCAGGAGCACCCGGGTCGGCGGGAAGCAATGCGTCCGACGTCCTGGAGTCGCTCTACCTCTTCTTCCCCGACTTCACCATACGCTCGGAGGACGCGAAGGTGGGCGCTCTGTCGGTGGAGCTGGACCTGAGCAACCTGGCGGAGGGGAAGGTGTGGCAGGGTCTGGGCAGGAACAAGCACGTGAGTCTGTTTGTGCACAGGCCGCTGCACAACGAGCCGCTGACAGTGCACGTGCCGCCGGAGCTGGTGAGCAGCCACCTGCGCTTCCCGCTCTCGGAGCCGCTGAAGAACAGGACGCCGATATTCAAGGTGGACGCGGTGCAGCCGATCCAGTTCGGGAGCTCGTGGAAGTACTACGTGGGAGTGAAGGTGTGCGGGGACAGGGGCTCGACGCTGGTGAGCTGGAGGCCGGTGTTCATAGAGCTATCGTCGAGAGGAAGGTCTGCGAGTCACGTGGCGCGCCTTCTGAGCACCTTTGTGAACGCGAGCTTCGTGAGCCAGCCTCTGCTCcaggagaagctgaaggcgATAAAGGGCACCGGCAGCAAGGCTGAGGCCGAGCGGTTCCTGGTCGAGTGCACGAAGAAGGCCCAAAGCTGGGCCGACGAAAACTAATGTCTTAGccaattttaaacttcaCAGATGCGTATTTACCAGTTGCTGAGTTTGAATCATGGAATTGAGTGCTTTTACCCGTTACTGAGTTTAAAGTAGGTAATTGAGTACAACTACCCGTTACTGAGTTTAAGGTAATTAATTGAGTACATATGAATGAATAGTgtaaacacaaatgaaCAGTGCCAAATAATAGCTGATATAATGTATCCGTATTAGGATTGAAGTAAAACAACAATAGGGTACACCTTTGAAAGGAAAATAGTTGGTCAGCTTCTCCGGCTCCTGTATAGGTTGACCAGGGCGCTCTTGACCTCGCCGTTGGGCATGTCCTCGGTGCTGAAGTAGTGAGGTGCGATCTCAATCAGCCACTCCCCCTTGATGTCGGAGACGGTGCGAATGTAGTTCTTGGACGTGTGGATGAACTCGTGGTAAATGACCCACTGCGGAGAGTGCTGGAGAGTGCTCGAGGGGTGCAGAGCAACGCTCTGGTTGTCCTTGACCAGCAGGTAGTGGCCGCGGACGCTCCGGTAGGCCACTTGCTGGAAGAAGCCAGTTACCAGGGCCCTCCTAACCCTTTCCAAGTTAATGTCCCTGTGGGCGCCACGGCTACCGGGTAGGCCTGCGGGAGCCGAATTGTAACTGATAGCAGGGGCTGAGCTTGCCGCGGGGGCAAGCAGGTTGTGCTTGGCCATTATCTTGTGGAGCTGGTCGTAGATGTTCACGGCCGAAGAGAGTGACCTCGGGTTCAAAAAGTTGTCCTGGCAGTACCTCCTGGCTGAGGACTGCGGCACGCTCCTATAGGAGTTGAAAGCGTTCAGAAGCGTCAGGTGGTCGCCCTCGGGCGCCGAGAACTGCGACTTCGCCAGGTCGGCCTCCCTGGCGGCCTCGCGCGGCCTCAGGAACACGTTGCCGCACGAGAGCATGGCGACGATGATCAGGAGTTCGAGGGCCGCCGAGTGCTCGTTGGCCTCCACGAGCACCTTCGACAGCTGCGGCTCCAGCGGGAACTCCGCCATCAGGCTGCCGGTCGTCGTGAGCTCCCCCTCGTCGTCCAGCGCCTTCAGGTAgttcagctcctcgagCGCGCGCATCATCGTCTCCGGCGCCGGCGGGTCCATGAAGTCGAAGTGCACGAGGTCGTCGATGcccatcttcttcaggctCAGCACCACGCTCGCTATGTTCGAGCGCAGGATCTCCGGGTACGTCTCAGCCACGAGGTCCTTGTTGAAGGCCGCCTCAGTGTAGAGCCTGAAACACTTTCCGGGCCTCGTTCTCCCTGCCCTGCCTGCTCTCTGCTGCGCCGACGCCTTCGAGATTGGCGAGACCAGCAGCGACTCGATTCTCCCTCGCGGGTTGTAGATCTTCTGCTTACTGAAGCCCGGGTCGATGACGTAGACGATGCCGTCGATCGTGATCGAGGTCTCTGCGATGTTCGTTGCGATGACGACCTTCCTGCCCTCCACGCTCTGGAACACTCTCTGCTGCTGCGACGGCGGCAGTGACGAGTACAGCGGCAGTATTGTTATTGGGTCCTTGCAGTTCTTCCTGCTCAGCATCGCCTCGATCTCCTTGCGTGCGTTCTCGATCTCCTCCTCTCCAGTCAGAAAGAGCAGAATGTCTCCCTCCGGCTCCGCCATGTGGATGTTGACCACTGTTCTGACCGAGGCCTCGAAATAGTCCCTCTCCGGCTCCACTGTGTAGAAGATCTCGACCGGGTGCATCGACCCTGGCACCCTCAGGATGTCGCAGCCTCCGAAGTACTCCTGGAACTTCTTCGCCTCGAGCGTTGCCGACATGAtcaccagcttcaggtcCGGCCTCAGCTTAATCAGGTCCTTGAAGAGCCCGAACAGCACGTCGGTCGCTATTGTCCGCTCGTGAGCTTCGTCCAGTACCACCATCCCGTAGTTAGAGAGCGTTCGGTCAGTCGTGATTTCCTTCAACAGCATGCCGTCTGTCATAAACTTCAGCAGGGTCTTGTCGCAGTACTTATCCTCGAACCTGATCGAGTAGCCCACTGTGACGCCAAGTTCCACGTCCATCTCTTCCGCAACCCTGGTTGCAACTGACATGGCTGCGACTCTGCGCGGCTGTGTGATTGCTATTGGACGCATCCCCGATAAACCAGCCTCCAGAGCGAACTGTGTCATCTGTGTGGTCTTTCCGCTACCTGTTTCCCCAACTAGTACCAAAACCTGGTTCCTTTTTACcaatttgataaaa from Theileria orientalis strain Shintoku DNA, chromosome 1, complete genome encodes the following:
- a CDS encoding uncharacterized protein (heat shock protein DnaJ, N-terminal domain containing protein), whose translation is MMDSQTVFRPSVKRKTLDSPTDDVFELDVDMTAESEPDDLKTVYEPEKSDKPSDREGFMDANVQTTVRVDGTDPDFYYKIDDPNSKSQTSLSKEFLSNFMLEFTEDELAAKRTVETIYSATGSFAYTYRSLDDAFFSRSTSVNTLMPFVKALASVADESMLLKILEEAKINREVSGSGSADKSLLLNFELILLGHFRPIKAKLGEYMGANFPLTWKELNEFTTVLFKNGILTELNTFFTNVYGIYEIYMEDFKRYLMDLRMYVMRLNDCLTAEEKKTKKQKAASLYSLHDCVDIINFIASQLDSMRKVYVLLVKNIMNTPVTDNLEKVLASLEKDLRSQALLKREEGEVSDKVSCIRMLLDEDSVKFLGSASLATDNGVCRDKFNAFFTAYQQELQRRTDESSEFQKKKKFKRDSVQYVLDRLEEQRSNTLPANCKNPFYTVGIAPKLCNQDTIKKCAKKLKTLLHPDTEHDAEWKQKSETAFKEASLALYQCVNLIDTFSATMSRVGPVPPYLSHLGLTVTDDAGYVKTNTGNQDQSATAATASGAATTGASAAGAPGSAGSNASDVLESLYLFFPDFTIRSEDAKVGALSVELDLSNLAEGKVWQGLGRNKHVSLFVHRPLHNEPLTVHVPPELVSSHLRFPLSEPLKNRTPIFKVDAVQPIQFGSSWKYYVGVKVCGDRGSTLVSWRPVFIELSSRGRSASHVARLLSTFVNASFVSQPLLQEKLKAIKGTGSKAEAERFLVECTKKAQSWADEN
- a CDS encoding DEAD-box family helicase; its protein translation is MDSPNPKKRKFGFTDRPPTETQDSTTTLSSDKTNENFKKEVLNDESSPDINRWTNAPYSSRYYRLLEDRKKLPAWTARRNFIKLVKRNQVLVLVGETGSGKTTQMTQFALEAGLSGMRPIAITQPRRVAAMSVATRVAEEMDVELGVTVGYSIRFEDKYCDKTLLKFMTDGMLLKEITTDRTLSNYGMVVLDEAHERTIATDVLFGLFKDLIKLRPDLKLVIMSATLEAKKFQEYFGGCDILRVPGSMHPVEIFYTVEPERDYFEASVRTVVNIHMAEPEGDILLFLTGEEEIENARKEIEAMLSRKNCKDPITILPLYSSLPPSQQQRVFQSVEGRKVVIATNIAETSITIDGIVYVIDPGFSKQKIYNPRGRIESLLVSPISKASAQQRAGRAGRTRPGKCFRLYTEAAFNKDLVAETYPEILRSNIASVVLSLKKMGIDDLVHFDFMDPPAPETMMRALEELNYLKALDDEGELTTTGSLMAEFPLEPQLSKVLVEANEHSAALELLIIVAMLSCGNVFLRPREAAREADLAKSQFSAPEGDHLTLLNAFNSYRSVPQSSARRYCQDNFLNPRSLSSAVNIYDQLHKIMAKHNLLAPAASSAPAISYNSAPAGLPGSRGAHRDINLERVRRALVTGFFQQVAYRSVRGHYLLVKDNQSVALHPSSTLQHSPQWVIYHEFIHTSKNYIRTVSDIKGEWLIEIAPHYFSTEDMPNGEVKSALVNLYRSRRS